One genomic segment of Musa acuminata AAA Group cultivar baxijiao chromosome BXJ3-3, Cavendish_Baxijiao_AAA, whole genome shotgun sequence includes these proteins:
- the LOC135633726 gene encoding plasma membrane ATPase-like — MATDLEQIKNESVDLESIPVEEVFAQLKCSREGLTSAEGEQRLQIFGLNKLEEKQECKVLKFLGFMWNPLSWVMEIAAIMAIALANGGGEPPDWQDFVGIVVLLIINSTISFIEENNAGNAAAALMAGLAPKTKVLRDGRWSEQEAAILVPGDIISIKLGDIVPADARLLEGDPLKIDQSALTGESLPVTKHPGDEVFSGSTCKQGEIEAIVIATGVHTFFGKAAHLVDSTNNVGHFQKVLTAIGNFCICSIAIGMLIEVIVMYPIQHRRYRDGIDNLLVLLIGGIPIAMPTVLSVTMAIGSHRLSEQGAITKRMTAIEEMAGMDVLCSDKTGTLTLNKLTVDKTLIEVFVSGLDKDSVVLYAAMASRVENQDAIDASIVGMLADPKEARAGIQEVHFLPFNPVDKRTAITYIDSNGKWHRSSKGAPEQIIDLCNMKDDAKKKVHAMIDKFAERGLRALGVARQEVPEANKESAGDPWQFIGLLPLFDPPRHDSAETIRQALHLGVNVKMITGDQLAIGKETGRRLGMGTNMYPSSTLLGDKNDDVTGLPIDELIEKADGFAGVFPEHKYEIVKRLQDRKHICGMTGDGVNDAPALKKADIGIAVADATDAARSASDIVLTEPGLSVIVSAVLTSRAIFQRMKNYTIYAVSITIRIVLGFMLIALIWRFDFSPFMVLIIAILNDGTIMTISKDRVKPSPLPDSWKLREIFATGVVLGAYLAIMTVVFFWLAHATDFFPEKFGVRPIKDNQEELTAALYLQVSIISQALIFVTRSRSWSFVERPGFLLVAAFVAAQLVATVIAVYASWSFARIQGIGWGWAGIIWLFSLITYFPLDILKFIIRYALSGKAWDNLLENKTAFTTKKDYGRGEREAQWALAQRTLHGLQPADTSDLFNDKSSYRELSEIAEQAKRRAEVARLRELHTLKGHVESVVKLKGLDIETIQQHYTV, encoded by the exons ATGGCGACCGACTTGGAGCAGATCAAGAATGAGAGCGTCGACCTG GAGAGCATCCCGGTGGAGGAGGTGTTTGCGCAGCTGAAATGTAGTCGGGAGGGTCTCACCTCTGCCGAAGGGGAGCAGCGGCTCCAGATCTTTGGCCTGAACAAGCTCGAGGAGAAACAG GAATGCAAGGTCCTCAAGTTCCTGGGCTTCATGTGGAACCCGCTGTCTTGGGTTATGGAGATCGCCGCCATCATGGCCATCGCCTTGGCTAACGGAGGG GGCGAGCCACCGGACTGGCAAGATTTCGTTGGTATCGTTGTCCTCCTCATCATCAACTCCACCATCAGCTTCATCGAGGAGAACAACGCTGGGAATGCCGCCGCCGCCCTCATGGCTGGCCTCGCCCCCAAGACTAAG GTGCTGAGGGATGGCAGGTGGTCGGAGCAGGAGGCAGCGATCCTGGTCCCCGGTGATATCATCAGCATCAAGCTAGGCGACATCGTCCCCGCCGACGCCCGACTCTTGGAAGGTGATCCGCTCAAGATCGACCAGTCCGCCCTCACCGGCGAGTCCCTCCCTGTGACGAAGCACCCCGGCGATGAGGTCTTCTCCGGCTCCACCTGCAAGCAAGGAGAGATCGAGGCCATCGTCATTGCCACCGGAGTGCACACCTTCTTCGGCAAGGCAGCCCACCTCGTCGACAGCACCAACAACGTCGGTCACTTCCAGAAGGTGTTGACGGCTATCGGAAACTTCTGCATCTGCTCGATCGCGATCGGGATGCTCATCGAGGTCATCGTCATGTACCCGATCCAGCACCGGAGGTACAGGGACGGCATTGACAACCTCCTGGTGCTCCTCATCGGTGGCATTCCCATCGCCATGCCGACCGTGCTGTCGGTCACCATGGCCATTGGATCCCACCGGTTGTCGGAGCAGGGAGCGATCACCAAGAGGATGACCGCCATCGAGGAGATGGCCGGCATGGACGTGCTGTGCAGCGACAAGACCGGAACGCTCACCCTCAACAAGCTCACCGTCGACAAGACCTTGATCGAG GTGTTTGTGAGTGGCCTGGACAAGGATTCAGTGGTCCTGTATGCTGCTATGGCTTCCAGGGTCGAGAACCAGGACGCCATCGATGCTtccattgtggggatgctagctgACCCCAAGGAG GCACGTGCAGGGATCCAGGAGGTCCATTTCCTGCCATTCAATCCGGTCGACAAGCGCACTGCAATCACCTACATCGACTCCAATGGCAAGTGGCACCGATCGAGCAAGGGTGCACCCGAGCAG ATCATTGATCTCTGCAACATGAAAGACGATGCCAAGAAGAAGGTGCATGCCATGATCGACAAGTTCGCCGAACGTGGCCTTCGCGCTCTGGGTGTGGCGAGGCAGGAGGTGCCTGAGGCAAACAAGGAGAGCGCCGGCGATCCATGGCAGTTCATAGGCCTCTTGCCCCTCTTTGATCCTCCGAGGCACGACAGCGCCGAGACCATCCGCCAAGCCCTCCACCTCGGCGTTAACGTCAAGATGATCACCGGCGACCAACTTGCCATTGGCAAGGAAACTGGGCGTCGGCTCGGCATGGGAACCAACATGTACCCGTCCTCCACGCTTCTTGGCGATAAGAACGACGACGTCACCGGCCTCCCCATTGACGAGCTCATCGAGAAGGCCGATGGCTTTGCTGGAGTCTTCCCAG AGCACAAGTACGAGATCGTGAAGAGGCTGCAGGACAGGAAGCACATCTGCGGCATGACAGGGGACGGTGTCAACGACGCACCAGCTCTGAAGAAGGCGGACATCGGCATCGCTGTGGCGGACGCGACAGACGCCGCCCGCAGCGCGTCGGACATCGTGTTGACGGAGCCGGGGCTGAGCGTGATCGTGAGCGCGGTGCTGACGAGCCGCGCCATCTTCCAGCGGATGAAGAACTACACCATCTACGCCGTCTCCATCACCATCCGTATCGTGCTCGGCTTCATGCTCATCGCCCTCATCTGGCGCTTCGACTTCTCCCCCTTCATGGTCCTCATCATCGCCATCCTCAACGACGGCACCATCATGACCATCTCCAAGGACAGGGTGAAGCCCTCCCCCTTGCCCGACTCATGGAAGCTCCGGGAGATCTTTGCCACCGGAGTCGTCCTCGGAGCGTACCTTGCCATAATGACCGTCGTCTTCTTCTGGCTCGCACATGCCACTGACTTCTTCCCT GAGAAGTTTGGTGTGAGGCCGATCAAGGACAACCAAGAGGAGCTGACGGCAGCACTCTACCTCCAGGTCAGTATCATCAGCCAGGCACTCATCTTCGTCACCAGGTCGAGGAGTTGGTCCTTCGTCGAACGTCCCGGGTTTCTGCTGGTCGCCGCCTTCGTCGCCGCACAGCTG GTGGCGACGGTCATCGCCGTGTATGCGTCGTGGAGCTTCGCAAGAATCCAGGGCATCGGGTGGGGATGGGCTGGGATCATCTGGCTCTTCAGCTTGATCACCTACTTCCCTCTCGACATCCTCAAGTTCATCATCCGCTACGCTCTCAGCGGCAAGGCCTGGGACAACCTTCTCGAGAACAAG ACCGCGTTCACCACGAAGAAGGATTACGGGAGGGGCGAGAGGGAGGCGCAGTGGGCTCTGGCTCAGCGCACCCTCCATGGCTTGCAGCCCGCGGACACCTCCGACCTCTTCAACGACAAGAGCAGCTACAGGGAGTTGTCTGAGATCGCCGAGCAGGCGAAGAGGCGCGCCGAGGTTGCAAG GCTGAGGGAGCTCCACACACTAAAAGGCCACGTCGAGTCTGTGGTGAAGCTAAAGGGGCTGGACATCGAGACGATACAGCAGCACTACACTGTCTAA
- the LOC103976931 gene encoding uncharacterized protein LOC103976931, translating into MPEAVPACFRGGAAGGPPPSTAAGPSLTTSVYETHLGLAALSWSRTVLGLSLRAVLRLSGDDEDEEEEEELLRFRIRPWLLWKRRGTRRFHLKDHPRHRCVDFAWDLARASFPPGGGPEPAAGFFVSVSVDGEMLLVAGDLADEAYKKSKAQRPQTPLLSSPALISRREHVVLDDHGGRRSYLTRAPLGGRDREISIELGAKEKGREVAMSVGIDGERVLQVRRLRWKFRGSETVEVGGGVGRIQVSWDLHNWFFQSKDDATAPPPAAGAAELGHAVFVLRFEGAEERKQQPEGHSGKGIGKEEGHLRNAMCKSPAARGYNGKNRHGNWNETSSGGVDKRRGRKNSLRKTSSSSSSTSSVSSASTSTVLEWASAEEVEMQRAHGFSLLVYACKS; encoded by the coding sequence ATGCCAGAAGCCGTCCCGGCGTGCTTCCGTGGCGGCGCCGCGGGAGGGCCGCCGCCGTCGACGGCGGCAGGGCCCAGCCTGACGACCTCGGTCTACGAGACACACCTCGGCCTAGCCGCCCTCAGCTGGTCCCGCACCGTCCTCGGCCTCTCCCTCCGCGCCGTTCTCCGACTGTCCGGCGACGATgaagacgaggaagaggaggaggagcttcTGCGGTTCCGCATCCGGCCGTGGCTGCTCTGGAAGCGGCGGGGGACGAGGCGGTTCCACCTCAAGGACCACCCGCGCCATCGCTGCGTGGACTTCGCTTGGGATCTCGCGCGTGCGAGCTTCCCTCCGGGAGGCGGTCCAGAGCCCGCCGCAGGGTTCTTCGTTTCCGTTTCCGTCGATGGCGAGATGCTCCTAGTCGCCGGGGATCTCGCCGACGAGGCCTACAAGAAGTCCAAAGCCCAGCGGCCCCAGACGCCCCTGCTCTCCAGCCCGGCTCTGATCTCGAGGCGGGAGCACGTGGTGTTGGACGACCACGGCGGCCGGAGATCCTACCTGACGCGGGCCCCTCTTGGCGGCCGGGACCGCGAGATCTCGATCGAGCTCGGGGCAAAGGAGAAGGGGAGGGAGGTGGCGATGTCGGTGGGGATCGACGGCGAGCGAGTCCTGCAGGTGCGGCGGCTCCGGTGGAAGTTCCGAGGGAGCGAGACGGTGGAGGTCGGTGGCGGCGTTGGTCGGATCCAGGTTTCGTGGGACCTTCACAACTGGTTCTTCCAGTCCAAGGATGACGCGACGGCTCCCCCACCCGCCGCCGGAGCGGCGGAGCTGGGGCACGCCGTGTTCGTCCTCCGCTTCGAGGGGGCGGAGGAGCGGAAGCAGCAACCCGAGGGACATTCCGGGAAGGGCATCGGCAAAGAGGAAGGGCACCTCAGGAATGCCATGTGCAAAAGTCCTGCGGCGCGGGGGTACAATGGGAAGAACAGGCACGGTAATTGGAACGAGACCAGCAGCGGCGGCGTCGACaagaggagggggaggaagaACAGCTTGAGGAAGACgagctcctcgtcctcctccaccTCATCGGTGTCGTCGGCGAGCACTTCGACGGTGCTGGAGTGGGCaagcgccgaggaggtggagatgcAGCGGGCTCACGGCTTCTCGCTGCTGGTGTACGCCTGCAAGAGctga
- the LOC103976933 gene encoding transmembrane 9 superfamily member 11, with the protein MGLASGFGAKMGSLRGFGLWLLVSCLAIIRSGDGFYLPGSYPHEYQVGNLLSVKVNSLTSIETELPFTYYSLPFCRPPEGIKDSAENLGELLMGDRIENSPYRFKMFTNESDILLCRTDPLSAKDFNLLKKRIDEMYQVNVILDNLPAIRYTRKGDFLLRWTGYPIGVRAGDAYYLFNHLKFTVLVHKYEETNVARVVGSTGDAADVIQTTDKSGSGKPGWMVVGFEVVPCSFLHNAESAKNLKTYDKYPAKIQCDPTTVAMKLNENQPVVFTYEVAFVESDIKWPSRWDAYLKMEGAKVHWFSILNSLMVIAFLAGIVLVILLRTVRRDLTRYEELDKESQAQMNEELSGWKLVVGDVFRAPSHPLLLCAMVGDGVQILGMAVVTILFAALGFMSPASRGTLITGMLFFYLILGIAAGYVAVRMWKTINVGDHSGWVSVSWRVACFFPGIAFLILTTLNFLLWGSHSTGAIPFSLFVVLLLLWFCISVPLTLAGGFIGAKAPHIEYPVRTNQIPREIPPQKYPSWLLVIGAGTLPFGTLFIELFFIMSSLWMGRVYYVFGFLLIVLILLVVVCAEVSLVLTYMHLCVEDWKWWWKSFFSSGSVALYIFLYSVNYLVFDLKSLSGPVSATLYLGYSLFMVIAIMLATGTVGFISSFCFVHYLFSSVKLD; encoded by the coding sequence ATGGGTCTTGCTTCCGGTTTCGGCGCTAAGATGGGATCTCTTCGCGGATTTGGCCTCTGGTTGCTGGTCTCCTGCCTCGCCATCATCCGATCTGGCGACGGGTTCTACCTCCCCGGCAGCTACCCCCACGAGTATCAGGTCGGCAATCTTCTCTCCGTGAAGGTGAACTCCCTCACCTCCATCGAGACCGAGTTGCCCTTCACCTACTACAGCCTTCCCTTCTGCCGCCCCCCGGAGGGCATCAAGGACAGCGCCGAGAACCTCGGCGAGCTCCTCATGGGCGACCGCATCGAGAACTCTCCCTATCGTTTCAAGATGTTCACCAACGAGTCCGACATCCTCCTCTGCCGAACCGATCCGCTGTCAGCCAAGGACTTCAATCTCCTCAAGAAGCGGATCGACGAGATGTACCAGGTCAATGTGATCCTCGACAACCTCCCGGCGATTAGGTACACGAGGAAGGGTGATTTCCTCCTCCGGTGGACAGGGTACCCGATCGGTGTCCGGGCGGGCGACGCCTACTACCTCTTCAATCACCTCAAGTTCACCGTTTTGGTGCACAAGTACGAGGAAACCAACGTGGCGAGGGTGGTGGGCAGCACCGGGGACGCGGCCGACGTGATCCAGACGACAGACAAGTCGGGATCCGGCAAGCCCGGGTGGATGGTGGTCGGATTCGAGGTTGTGCCGTGCAGCTTCCTGCACAATGCCGAGTCGGCCAAGAACCTGAAGACGTACGACAAGTACCCGGCGAAGATCCAGTGTGATCCTACCACCGTGGCCATGAAACTGAACGAGAACCAACCTGTGGTCTTCACCTACGAGGTTGCCTTCGTCGAGAGCGACATCAAGTGGCCGTCCCGATGGGATGCTTACTTGAAGATGGAAGGAGCGAAGGTTCACTGGTTCTCAATACTCAATTCGCTGATGGTGATTGCTTTCCTGGCCGGCATTGTTCTTGTGATCTTACTGAGAACCGTCCGAAGAGATCTCACCCGGTACGAAGAGCTGGACAAGGAGTCGCAAGCGCAGATGAACGAGGAGCTCTCCGGGTGGAAGCTTGTCGTCGGGGACGTCTTCAGGGCTCCGAGCCACCCGTTGCTGCTTTGCGCGATGGTAGGTGATGGAGTGCAGATACTCGGTATGGCGGTCGTGACCATCTTGTTCGCCGCACTTGGATTCATGTCGCCTGCATCCCGCGGAACCCTTATCACGGGGATGCTGTTTTTCTACTTGATCCTCGGAATTGCAGCAGGATACGTTGCTGTCAGGATGTGGAAGACGATCAATGTCGGAGATCACTCTGGATGGGTCTCCGTCTCCTGGCGTGTCGCTTGCTTCTTCCCTGGTATCGCCTTCTTGATCTTAACAACACTAAATTTCCTGTTGTGGGGTAGCCACAGCACCGGAGCGATTCCGTTCTCCTTGTTCGTCGTGCTGCTGTTGCTCTGGTTCTGCATCTCGGTTCCGCTTACTCTCGCCGGTGGTTTCATCGGTGCCAAGGCACCACATATCGAGTATCCTGTCCGCACAAATCAAATCCCTCGTGAGATCCCTCCACAAAAGTACCCATCTTGGCTGCTGGTCATCGGAGCCGGGACTTTACCCTTCGGCACCCTGTTCATTGAGCTCTTCTTCATAATGTCTAGCCTTTGGATGGGCCGAGTCTACTACGTCTTCGGCTTCCTCTTGATCGTCTTGATTCTTCTGGTCGTCGTCTGTGCCGAGGTATCTCTGGTCCTCACCTACATGCACCTATGTGTGGAAGACTGGAAATGGTGGTGGAAATCCTTCTTCTCCTCAGGATCAGTGGCTCTATACATCTTCCTATACTCGGTGAATTATCTGGTATTCGATCTTAAAAGTTTAAGCGGCCCTGTCTCTGCCACCCTCTACCTTGGCTACTCATTGTTCATGGTCATTGCCATCATGCTTGCTACTGGCACGGTTGGATTCATTTCATCCTTCTGTTTTGTTCACTACCTCTTCTCATCCGTCAAGCTAGATTGA